Proteins encoded in a region of the Mucilaginibacter sabulilitoris genome:
- a CDS encoding DUF4097 family beta strand repeat-containing protein — MKRTKTIKIGGVLILILLLSTRIWAQSSNSEQLVVPLSDPGKPYKLNAHLVSGSITLVSYEGKDILIDAQSGDEKSGRVKEAAIGMRRLSPANSLDVTAEENNNQVNIHSSMGNKNINLTIKVPRNDVKLKLNTVNNGDINVSNVSGELEVTNVNGSIKLNNVSGSVVANTVNGEVNVKFKAIDPKAAMAFSTLNGNVDVTFPATLKANVKLKSDRGDIYTDFDVVTNTQQKPAVSRNNKAGMYSLKIDDWVYGKIEGGGPEMMMKNMNGNIYIRKTK, encoded by the coding sequence ATGAAAAGGACAAAAACCATAAAAATTGGAGGTGTATTAATACTTATTCTGTTGCTCAGTACGCGTATTTGGGCGCAAAGTAGCAATTCAGAACAATTGGTGGTACCATTAAGCGATCCGGGTAAGCCATATAAATTGAATGCCCATTTAGTAAGCGGATCTATTACATTGGTAAGCTATGAGGGGAAAGATATACTTATTGACGCACAATCGGGAGATGAAAAGAGTGGACGTGTTAAGGAGGCTGCTATCGGCATGCGACGTTTAAGTCCGGCTAATAGTCTGGATGTAACTGCCGAAGAAAATAACAACCAGGTTAATATCCACAGCAGCATGGGCAATAAGAATATCAATTTGACCATTAAGGTTCCGCGAAACGATGTTAAATTAAAACTCAATACGGTGAACAATGGCGACATTAATGTGAGCAATGTGAGCGGCGAACTGGAAGTAACCAATGTGAATGGCTCCATAAAACTGAACAATGTTTCAGGTTCGGTTGTAGCCAACACCGTTAATGGGGAGGTTAATGTGAAATTTAAGGCCATCGACCCCAAAGCCGCCATGGCTTTCTCTACTCTGAACGGAAATGTTGATGTAACCTTCCCGGCTACATTAAAAGCTAACGTGAAGCTAAAATCAGACCGTGGTGATATTTATACCGATTTTGATGTGGTTACCAACACCCAGCAAAAACCCGCGGTTTCGCGCAACAATAAAGCCGGTATGTACAGCCTGAAAATTGATGACTGGGTATACGGCAAAATTGAAGGCGGCGGCCCCGAGATGATGATGAAGAATATGAACGGAAATATTTACATCCGCAAAACAAAGTAA
- a CDS encoding DUF4097 family beta strand repeat-containing protein translates to MKRSLIPVLAGVGLCFVQISASAQEFKQHISKQFTLQKGVVAIYNISGSINVQGYAGDKVIMEIDETISADDQATLEQGKKEFKLAFDQKQDTVMAYIAEPYDSRPHSWRNRDDDRRIHYGYNLEFNVKVPFGLDLRVSTVNNGRITVKDVYGVLKVNNVNGPIDIVNAKSTTEAHTVNGAVTANYLKIPADASSYKTINGEVKVTYPASLAADLEFKSMNGQFYTDFPNAEVMPGKVVKTQSKNNSGTVYKLSKNSDVRIGAGGKIFKFETLNGDIYIKKQ, encoded by the coding sequence ATGAAAAGATCATTAATACCCGTTTTGGCGGGCGTGGGGCTGTGCTTTGTCCAGATTTCGGCCTCAGCACAGGAGTTTAAGCAACATATCAGTAAGCAATTTACCCTGCAAAAAGGTGTGGTGGCTATTTATAATATCAGCGGTTCCATTAATGTACAGGGTTATGCCGGCGACAAGGTGATCATGGAAATTGACGAAACCATTTCTGCAGATGATCAGGCCACATTGGAGCAGGGTAAAAAGGAATTTAAGCTTGCCTTTGATCAGAAACAGGACACCGTGATGGCTTATATTGCCGAACCTTATGATTCAAGGCCACATAGCTGGCGTAACAGAGATGATGACAGGCGCATTCACTACGGATACAACCTGGAGTTTAACGTGAAAGTGCCTTTTGGTTTGGATTTGCGCGTATCAACAGTCAACAATGGGCGCATTACGGTTAAGGATGTTTATGGTGTGCTAAAAGTAAATAATGTGAACGGTCCGATAGATATTGTGAATGCCAAGAGTACTACCGAGGCGCATACTGTTAATGGCGCGGTAACCGCTAATTATCTAAAAATCCCAGCTGATGCCTCATCTTACAAAACTATCAACGGAGAAGTGAAGGTAACTTACCCGGCAAGTTTAGCTGCCGACCTGGAATTTAAAAGCATGAACGGCCAGTTCTATACCGATTTCCCTAATGCTGAGGTAATGCCTGGCAAAGTGGTTAAAACACAATCAAAAAATAATAGTGGCACCGTTTACAAACTCAGTAAAAACTCGGATGTGCGGATTGGGGCGGGTGGCAAAATATTCAAATTTGAAACCCTTAACGGGGATATTTACATAAAAAAACAATAA
- a CDS encoding zf-HC2 domain-containing protein, which produces MMKCEQYQDLFTDYMNKQLPPATQEELEKHIEGCNNCREDVVIMKTLWDKMGEMETPEPSVNVKVRFYTMLDTYTASVNDKKSFLNNIHDSWNKLWQLQPRWPLAYTIIIILMSFGCGYWVFHNSRSDNQEQQLQALTTQVHELRQTMMLALLENPSASERMRGVSYTSEIKHADKQVIDALLATLNNDPNVNVRLSTLDALAHLASHPEVRAGLIESIVQQDSPLMQSAIADVMLKLQEKRSVKSFKELLKQKNLDHGVREKINETITQLI; this is translated from the coding sequence ATGATGAAATGTGAGCAATACCAGGATCTGTTTACAGATTATATGAACAAACAGTTGCCGCCTGCCACGCAGGAAGAACTGGAAAAGCATATAGAAGGTTGTAATAACTGCCGGGAAGATGTGGTTATTATGAAAACATTATGGGATAAGATGGGTGAGATGGAAACGCCGGAGCCTTCAGTAAATGTAAAGGTCAGGTTTTATACTATGCTGGATACTTACACTGCATCAGTTAATGACAAAAAAAGTTTTTTGAATAACATTCATGATAGCTGGAACAAGCTCTGGCAGTTACAGCCAAGATGGCCTCTGGCTTATACTATTATAATAATACTAATGAGTTTTGGTTGCGGATATTGGGTTTTTCACAATAGCCGGAGTGATAACCAGGAGCAACAACTACAGGCACTTACCACGCAGGTGCATGAACTACGGCAAACCATGATGCTGGCCTTATTGGAGAACCCATCGGCATCAGAGCGGATGAGGGGGGTAAGTTATACCAGCGAAATAAAACATGCAGACAAACAGGTTATTGATGCGTTGCTGGCTACGCTAAATAACGACCCTAATGTAAATGTGCGCCTGAGTACGCTTGATGCCTTAGCTCATTTAGCCAGTCATCCGGAGGTGAGGGCAGGGCTAATTGAGTCAATTGTACAGCAGGATTCGCCTTTAATGCAATCGGCCATCGCCGATGTTATGTTGAAACTACAGGAAAAACGATCAGTGAAGTCATTTAAAGAACTATTGAAACAAAAAAATCTTGATCACGGTGTACGTGAAAAGATCAACGAAACCATAACCCAGCTAATTTAA
- a CDS encoding RNA polymerase sigma factor: MNTLTDNAIMLRIKAGDLEKMGLLFERHHRSLYGFLFHMTYNREGSEDMVQTTFYKMLKYRNTFTGDGEFTAWMYQIARNILKDSYKKIAQQARHYDVEEFADRLDGGTAADEQLEIKQTRSELHGAMENLSSDYREVLIMSRFQELKHQEIAQILQVTEGAVKVRVHRAMQELKNVYLKRKR; encoded by the coding sequence TTGAATACACTAACTGATAATGCCATCATGCTCCGGATAAAGGCCGGGGACCTGGAAAAAATGGGGTTGCTTTTTGAGCGGCATCACCGGTCTTTGTATGGCTTTTTGTTTCACATGACGTATAACAGGGAGGGCAGCGAAGATATGGTACAAACCACTTTTTATAAGATGCTTAAATACCGGAACACCTTTACCGGAGACGGTGAATTTACAGCATGGATGTACCAGATTGCGCGCAACATATTAAAAGACAGCTATAAAAAAATAGCGCAGCAAGCCAGGCACTATGATGTAGAAGAGTTTGCCGACAGACTTGATGGAGGTACAGCAGCAGATGAGCAACTTGAAATAAAGCAAACCCGGTCAGAACTTCATGGAGCAATGGAAAATTTAAGCAGTGATTACCGGGAGGTTTTAATTATGAGCAGGTTTCAGGAGCTTAAGCACCAGGAAATAGCACAAATACTGCAGGTTACCGAAGGGGCGGTAAAGGTTAGGGTACACAGGGCTATGCAGGAGTTGAAAAATGTGTATTTAAAAAGGAAACGTTAA
- a CDS encoding TapB family protein → MKKLFILVVLFIFCNQFVNAQNCNQFVGTVNGKKLIYLNQDAKGNAQGKLIYTATKKDASTVSVHSEVFDKNGKSVGGGDSEMICSGDAIKIDMKAFVPASSMKQFSNMQMTGEAKYLAYPLNLSAGQKLDDGAVTIDMSNNGQPMSQIQMDITNRMVDKAETVNTNAGSFDCYRITYDATMKIKMMGIGIPVHIKAAEWFAPKLGRFVKSETYDKKSKLMGTMILDAIN, encoded by the coding sequence ATGAAAAAGCTATTTATATTAGTTGTTCTGTTTATTTTTTGTAATCAGTTTGTTAATGCTCAAAACTGCAATCAGTTTGTAGGTACCGTAAATGGGAAAAAGCTGATTTATTTAAACCAGGATGCTAAAGGCAACGCACAAGGCAAGCTGATATATACCGCTACAAAAAAAGATGCCTCAACCGTAAGTGTTCATAGTGAGGTTTTCGATAAAAATGGAAAATCAGTAGGAGGGGGTGATTCTGAAATGATATGCAGTGGCGATGCTATTAAAATTGATATGAAAGCCTTTGTGCCCGCATCTTCCATGAAACAGTTCAGTAATATGCAAATGACGGGTGAAGCCAAATACCTGGCTTACCCGCTTAATTTGAGCGCCGGGCAAAAATTGGATGATGGGGCGGTAACTATTGACATGAGCAATAACGGGCAGCCGATGTCGCAAATACAAATGGATATTACCAACCGCATGGTTGATAAGGCTGAAACCGTAAATACCAACGCCGGTAGTTTTGACTGTTATCGCATTACGTACGATGCTACAATGAAAATAAAAATGATGGGCATAGGTATTCCGGTGCACATCAAAGCAGCCGAATGGTTTGCCCCAAAGCTGGGCCGTTTTGTAAAGTCAGAAACCTATGATAAAAAGTCAAAGCTAATGGGCACTATGATACTTGATGCTATAAATTAA
- a CDS encoding alginate lyase family protein, translating into MKRMLLLAAFHIAALHVQAQYVSSTAAEIKALKGNIETNAAVRKVFDLYRQTAAKAMDEQPNPIETIVSQGVLAGNPAKTASLKSLKDGNKAYALAICYRLYGQKQYLEKAQEYLLAWARTNKPNGDPINETKLEDMITGYDLLRNDVAADARTEIDSWLLSIVKAELNSTSAKPGKTTCFNNWNSHRIKIITLATFTLHDTSYVQPIYHALEKQIAKDLNPDGTSFDFLERDALHYHTYTLEPLLRTCMVIYRATGKNYFVYQSENGASIQKSVDFLVPFVTGAKTHPEFVNSKVGFDKARAANHEKGYEAGTLFSPVQGIYTLSLAAYFNHTYINNVTSNTEQPNFNLQLALNQVMISPPDK; encoded by the coding sequence ATGAAAAGGATGTTATTGTTGGCCGCCTTCCATATTGCAGCGTTGCATGTACAAGCACAGTACGTAAGTTCAACTGCTGCAGAAATTAAGGCGCTGAAGGGAAATATTGAAACCAATGCAGCTGTTCGGAAGGTTTTTGACCTTTATCGACAAACTGCTGCAAAGGCAATGGATGAACAGCCAAATCCTATTGAAACAATTGTGTCGCAGGGGGTACTTGCCGGAAACCCTGCAAAAACAGCCAGTCTTAAATCACTGAAGGATGGCAACAAAGCTTATGCGTTAGCTATATGCTACAGGCTGTATGGGCAAAAGCAATATTTGGAAAAAGCACAGGAATATCTGTTAGCCTGGGCGCGAACCAACAAACCCAACGGCGATCCTATTAATGAAACCAAGTTAGAGGATATGATTACCGGGTACGATTTGCTAAGAAATGATGTTGCTGCTGATGCCAGAACTGAGATTGATAGTTGGTTATTAAGTATTGTCAAAGCCGAACTTAACAGCACATCGGCGAAACCCGGTAAAACAACATGTTTCAACAACTGGAATTCACACCGCATTAAGATTATTACGCTGGCTACTTTTACATTGCATGATACCAGTTATGTACAACCGATTTACCATGCACTGGAGAAACAGATTGCCAAAGATCTTAATCCCGACGGAACAAGTTTTGACTTTTTAGAAAGGGATGCATTGCATTACCATACCTATACGCTTGAACCATTGTTGAGAACCTGTATGGTTATTTACCGGGCAACCGGGAAAAACTATTTTGTATATCAATCTGAAAACGGAGCATCTATTCAAAAATCAGTTGATTTTTTAGTGCCTTTTGTAACCGGGGCTAAAACTCATCCGGAATTTGTAAACAGTAAGGTGGGTTTTGATAAAGCCCGGGCTGCAAATCATGAAAAAGGTTATGAGGCGGGTACTTTGTTCTCTCCGGTTCAAGGCATATACACCCTCTCGCTTGCAGCTTATTTTAATCATACTTATATAAATAACGTAACAAGTAATACCGAGCAGCCAAATTTTAACTTACAGCTGGCGCTTAATCAGGTAATGATATCTCCTCCAGATAAATAA
- a CDS encoding glycoside hydrolase family 88 protein, whose protein sequence is MRTKYFITFFVLNLLAFNAFSQTDVAQAFSFAQKQMALMLKEVDSIKKADPDKSMLVSPRTLSADGKLVMVASKDWCSGFFPGELWFLYEYSKDKTWMELAKKFSANIEKEKTNGITHDMGFKVYNSIGNGYRLTNDSHYKEVIIEAAKTLSTRFNPVVGSIKSWDNRPQWKFPVIIDNMLNLELLFEATRLTGDSSYFKIAVAHANTAMKNHFRADYSSYHVVDYDPETGKVLHKQTHQGYADESAWARGQAWGLYGYTMCYRETHNKVYLQQAEHIARFIFSNPNLPADLVPYWDYNDPAIPNVPRDVSAAAITASALYELSTYSKNGKDYRSKADKIINILSTRYEAPAGSNMGFLLLHSTGHKPNHSEIDVPIIYADYYFLEALLRKQRLNKGQQVISHF, encoded by the coding sequence ATGAGAACCAAATATTTTATTACCTTTTTTGTGCTGAATTTATTGGCTTTTAATGCCTTTTCGCAAACCGATGTGGCTCAGGCCTTTTCCTTTGCTCAAAAACAGATGGCGCTAATGCTTAAAGAAGTTGATAGTATTAAAAAAGCCGATCCCGATAAATCTATGCTGGTATCTCCACGTACCTTGAGTGCTGATGGTAAATTGGTGATGGTAGCTTCTAAAGACTGGTGCAGTGGTTTTTTCCCGGGCGAACTGTGGTTTTTGTATGAATATTCAAAAGACAAAACCTGGATGGAGCTTGCCAAAAAGTTCAGCGCCAATATTGAAAAGGAAAAAACCAATGGTATTACCCATGACATGGGTTTTAAGGTATATAATAGCATAGGCAATGGCTATCGTTTAACAAATGACTCTCATTATAAGGAGGTTATTATTGAGGCTGCCAAAACACTTTCAACCAGGTTTAACCCTGTTGTTGGTTCCATTAAATCATGGGACAACCGTCCGCAATGGAAGTTTCCGGTTATTATTGATAATATGCTCAACCTCGAACTATTATTTGAAGCTACCCGCTTAACCGGCGATTCAAGCTATTTTAAAATTGCGGTAGCACATGCCAATACAGCCATGAAAAATCATTTCAGGGCCGATTATAGTTCTTATCATGTGGTGGATTATGATCCGGAAACAGGCAAGGTGCTGCATAAGCAAACCCATCAGGGTTATGCAGATGAATCGGCATGGGCCCGGGGGCAGGCCTGGGGATTATATGGTTATACTATGTGTTATAGGGAAACACATAACAAAGTTTATTTGCAACAGGCCGAGCATATTGCACGGTTCATTTTTAGCAATCCTAATTTACCTGCCGACCTGGTGCCATACTGGGATTATAATGATCCGGCTATACCCAATGTACCCCGCGATGTTTCGGCGGCGGCAATAACTGCGTCAGCATTGTATGAGTTGAGCACTTATAGCAAAAATGGTAAAGATTACAGGTCAAAGGCCGATAAGATCATCAATATACTAAGCACGCGTTATGAAGCGCCGGCCGGGAGCAATATGGGGTTTTTATTATTGCATAGTACCGGTCATAAACCAAACCACAGCGAGATAGACGTACCGATCATTTACGCCGATTATTATTTCCTGGAAGCGCTGTTACGTAAACAACGTCTAAATAAAGGTCAACAGGTAATTAGCCACTTTTAA
- a CDS encoding LacI family DNA-binding transcriptional regulator: protein MNFDAITIRDIARELQLSVSTVSKALRDSYEISEKTKKLVLEYAKENNYRPNPMAQSLKKGHSKSIGIVVSSIDNQFFSQVINGMESEAYSQGYNVIITQSHESYDLEVQNVSHLIHRAIDGLLISIATETADVEHLRRLQQQGLPIVFFDRVSSEIDTHKVIVDNLGGSYQATIHLIDSGYKNIAHITSSVTSSVTTQRLSGYVQALVERGIEVNDQYIKYCAHGGLNLEELEQAVDELLQSSTPPDAILTASDRITTSTMTLLHKKNIRIPQDVALVGFSNTVLADVLNPSLTSVHQPAFEIGKKATEMLLSIINSKRPVTEFENVILPTELFIRNSSLKVAPE, encoded by the coding sequence ATGAATTTTGATGCCATCACTATAAGAGATATTGCCAGAGAATTACAACTATCGGTATCAACAGTATCCAAAGCGTTGAGAGACAGTTATGAGATTAGTGAAAAAACAAAAAAACTGGTACTTGAATATGCAAAAGAAAATAATTATCGGCCAAACCCGATGGCGCAAAGCCTCAAAAAAGGCCATAGCAAATCTATAGGCATTGTAGTTTCAAGTATTGATAACCAATTTTTCTCGCAGGTGATTAATGGAATGGAGTCTGAAGCTTATAGCCAGGGTTATAATGTGATTATTACCCAAAGCCATGAATCGTATGATCTTGAGGTACAAAATGTAAGTCACCTTATTCACCGCGCCATTGACGGGCTTTTAATTTCCATCGCTACCGAAACCGCCGATGTAGAGCACCTCAGAAGGCTACAGCAACAAGGTTTACCTATTGTTTTTTTTGATCGGGTTAGCAGTGAAATAGATACGCACAAAGTGATAGTTGACAACCTTGGTGGCTCTTACCAGGCTACTATACATCTGATCGACTCAGGCTATAAAAACATTGCCCATATCACAAGTTCGGTAACATCATCAGTTACTACCCAACGGCTATCAGGTTATGTGCAGGCACTGGTTGAACGGGGCATAGAAGTAAATGACCAATATATCAAATACTGCGCCCATGGCGGCCTTAACCTGGAGGAGCTTGAACAGGCAGTAGATGAATTGTTGCAATCATCTACCCCACCAGATGCCATACTAACGGCGTCTGACCGGATCACGACATCAACTATGACCCTGCTTCATAAAAAAAATATAAGGATACCACAAGATGTGGCTCTTGTTGGTTTTTCAAACACGGTACTGGCCGATGTACTAAATCCCTCGCTTACATCGGTGCACCAGCCGGCCTTTGAAATTGGCAAAAAAGCAACCGAAATGTTGTTGAGCATCATTAACAGCAAACGTCCTGTTACCGAGTTTGAAAATGTGATATTGCCAACAGAACTGTTTATTCGTAATTCTTCATTAAAAGTAGCTCCTGAATAG
- a CDS encoding glycoside hydrolase family 2 TIM barrel-domain containing protein gives MKRSVLLLSVFICTSVGFSYAQQKTRLTNNWEFLKQDIGGIWEAVRPVTPGNPESVPVWQKVNLPHCFNARDAVDPDVNYYQGPGWYRTQLDIQNPYAGGHTLLHFEGAGQKTDVYVYTTKVGSHLGGYDEWTVDITQAVEDFKKTDIYQKRFKGHIPIEIRCDNSRDLETIPSQLSDFNVYGGLYRYLNLVYAPALSLDKIFASAQVDKDDKQGDLQIKARFYNPAGKTAAEGTVRLIDPQGKLIMQKNYSVNDLKSDAAIGTFQIKKPKAWSPLSPALYTVEVSVKSDDQVYVQIEKVGFRNFEFADNGPFYLNGKRLLLRGTHRHEDQAGVAEAMTDNMMRQEMQMMKDMGVNFIRLGHYQQSRTILNLCDSLGILVWEEEPWCRGGLGGEGYQAQAKQMMTNMIEQHYNHPAIILWGLGNENDWEGDFPVYDKEKIRTFMKTQNDLAHSLDPSRKTTIRRCDFCKDIPDVYSPSIWAGWYRGLFTEYRATSEEEFKKVKHFFHAEWGGDSHALRHSENPDKALSNIKSGSGTDERLGDASLYGGAARASKDGDWSESYICNLFDWHLKEQETMPWLTGAAFWIFKDFSTPIRPDNPIPYMNQKGVVERDLTPKESYYVFQSYWTDKPMAHIYGHTWPVRWGDAGEQKMIKVYSNCDNAELFVNGKSYGIKKRNSQDFPAAGLRWMVVFQAGNNDIKVIAHKGKQTVTDQISQQYQTEKWDKPAKLQIEKIKDENGESTVQVKLVDSKGVPCLDAVNWINFSLSGDGTLIDDLGTSRGSRKVQAYNGRALISVKNNKGKSVVGVQSPGLETIFINL, from the coding sequence ATGAAAAGATCAGTACTATTATTATCAGTTTTTATTTGCACCTCTGTTGGCTTTAGCTATGCTCAGCAAAAAACGAGGCTCACAAACAATTGGGAATTTTTAAAACAAGATATCGGCGGCATATGGGAAGCAGTACGCCCGGTTACTCCGGGCAATCCTGAAAGTGTACCGGTATGGCAAAAGGTAAATCTGCCCCATTGTTTTAATGCCCGCGACGCGGTTGACCCCGATGTAAACTACTATCAAGGCCCCGGCTGGTACCGTACCCAACTGGATATTCAAAACCCTTATGCTGGTGGCCATACATTATTGCATTTTGAGGGGGCCGGGCAAAAAACGGATGTATATGTATATACTACCAAAGTAGGCTCACACTTAGGTGGCTATGATGAATGGACAGTTGATATAACCCAGGCTGTTGAAGATTTTAAAAAGACAGATATATATCAGAAACGCTTTAAAGGTCATATACCCATCGAAATTAGGTGTGACAACTCACGCGACCTGGAAACCATCCCTTCGCAACTGTCAGACTTTAATGTTTATGGTGGACTTTATCGCTACCTGAACCTGGTTTATGCGCCCGCACTTTCTTTAGACAAGATATTTGCGTCCGCACAGGTTGATAAAGACGATAAACAGGGTGATCTACAGATTAAGGCCCGCTTTTACAACCCAGCCGGTAAAACCGCTGCCGAAGGTACAGTGAGGCTTATCGATCCTCAGGGTAAATTGATCATGCAAAAAAACTATAGCGTGAATGATTTGAAAAGTGATGCGGCGATTGGCACATTCCAGATTAAAAAGCCAAAAGCATGGTCGCCGCTTAGTCCGGCTTTGTATACGGTAGAGGTCTCTGTTAAATCGGATGACCAGGTTTATGTTCAAATCGAAAAAGTGGGTTTCCGCAATTTTGAATTTGCCGATAACGGCCCGTTTTATTTAAATGGCAAACGATTACTGCTGCGTGGCACCCATCGCCATGAAGATCAAGCCGGTGTAGCTGAAGCTATGACTGATAATATGATGCGGCAGGAAATGCAAATGATGAAAGACATGGGCGTCAATTTTATCAGACTCGGCCATTACCAGCAATCGCGAACTATCCTTAATCTGTGCGATAGCCTGGGTATACTGGTTTGGGAAGAAGAGCCGTGGTGCCGCGGTGGTTTGGGTGGCGAAGGCTATCAAGCCCAGGCTAAACAAATGATGACCAATATGATTGAGCAGCATTATAATCATCCGGCTATTATTTTATGGGGATTGGGTAATGAAAATGACTGGGAGGGCGATTTTCCGGTGTATGATAAGGAAAAGATCAGGACATTTATGAAGACGCAGAACGATCTGGCGCACAGTCTTGATCCGTCACGTAAAACCACTATCAGACGCTGCGATTTTTGTAAAGATATACCGGATGTGTACTCCCCTTCTATTTGGGCCGGCTGGTACAGGGGCCTGTTCACCGAATATAGAGCTACCTCCGAGGAGGAATTTAAAAAAGTAAAGCACTTTTTCCATGCCGAATGGGGCGGCGACAGCCATGCCCTGCGCCATTCTGAAAACCCAGACAAGGCACTAAGCAACATCAAAAGCGGTAGCGGTACCGATGAACGTTTGGGCGATGCTTCGTTATACGGGGGCGCGGCCCGTGCATCCAAAGATGGCGACTGGAGTGAAAGCTATATCTGTAACCTGTTCGACTGGCACCTGAAAGAGCAGGAAACCATGCCATGGCTTACCGGTGCGGCTTTTTGGATATTTAAAGATTTTTCGACACCTATTCGCCCTGATAATCCTATTCCGTATATGAACCAAAAGGGTGTTGTGGAGCGCGATCTTACGCCAAAGGAATCGTACTATGTTTTCCAATCGTACTGGACAGATAAGCCGATGGCCCACATCTATGGCCATACCTGGCCGGTACGCTGGGGCGATGCCGGCGAACAAAAAATGATTAAGGTATACTCCAACTGCGATAATGCCGAGCTTTTTGTGAACGGCAAAAGCTATGGTATAAAAAAACGTAACAGCCAGGATTTTCCTGCGGCCGGCCTCCGCTGGATGGTTGTTTTCCAGGCCGGGAATAATGATATTAAAGTAATTGCCCACAAAGGTAAACAAACTGTTACCGATCAGATCAGTCAGCAATACCAGACCGAAAAGTGGGATAAACCAGCTAAGCTACAAATAGAAAAAATTAAGGATGAAAACGGCGAATCCACTGTACAGGTAAAACTGGTTGACAGCAAGGGCGTACCCTGCCTTGATGCCGTTAACTGGATCAACTTCTCATTAAGCGGTGACGGTACACTAATTGACGACCTCGGCACCTCTCGCGGATCACGTAAGGTACAGGCTTATAACGGCAGGGCTTTAATCAGCGTAAAAAACAATAAAGGTAAAAGTGTAGTTGGCGTGCAATCGCCTGGTTTAGAAACGATATTTATAAACCTATGA